GAAGCCAAAACCTACTAGCATTCATTTAAACCCTTGGCCAAATTGACAATACCTTCATCAGAGTCATCACTAGACACAACATTCATGTAACTTCCAGCAACGTTTATATCCTTGAGATCCAAAAATGTGCCCTCTCTAGCCTCTTCACTGTTACCATTCAGTTGAGATCCCAATACACTATGATCCAATCTACCTTTATTATCAGAACAATCAACAACAGGCTGAGATGTCAAATCTTCACCAGTCTTGCGAGATTTCTTTGGAACATACTTAAACAGTCCCGAAGAATAGTATTCCCTCTGCTCTCCAGAACACAAGATTCTCGGCGCATAGTGACTCTTCTTCAccctataaaaaaatatcagaatATGGATTAAAACTATGCCTTGGGTCCAAAGTAGTAACAGTCACCATGGGAGTAGAAGAGGATCAACAGAACAAATACAAAACAATCAAGTACCAAAAGTGAATTTTTCGCTTCATTTCGACGATTTTGTAGAGTAACTCACCATGGAATAAAGAAGACGCGATGTTGAATGCCAAACGATAACCTAAAAAAGCATTGTTTCAGCATCTCCCAATTGAAATCTCCCAAACCTAATCGTCGTCCTGGTTAAACATCCAAAGTTTCTGAGCTGCTAGCGTGCGCGTTGGTTATTCAGCTGCTAACATACGCGCGGGACATTAGCTGCTAACGTACGCTTGAGTCATCTAGTTTCTGAATTACTGTCTCTAGTGATTATTACATAGAAGAGGTAGAGAGATTTAACCTAATTACTGATATAGTGATatcaaataatagaaaaaatgcTTATGTGATCCGGCTTCGGACAGGAAAGTACAATTTTTAACTGGTTTTGCAAAAATTCAATCATAGGCCAACACAAATTTACAAATGAGTCCGACCAAAACTCATATACTAATAGTTatggagaaaggaaaaaaaaaaaactgaatttacGTTCTGACCATGTCAACATGACCGCACGACCATCACAAGAATATCTACAGATCTTACTACACTATGAAGACATTACAAATAGACAGTATTAAGGTAACACACAAAGGAGGATCATGCTAAATAGTTAACTACTTTTTACGTagctaacaaaactaatattgACTTTAACAAATCATATACATGGACTTTCTAGTTGTTGACATGATGCTTCTTAATTATATcatcaaaacataataaaagacTCTTCCACAAACTCTTAATCAAACTTTGACGGCATACAGAACATGGCAATACTTGGGAGACGAATCATCCTCCACAACATTAACATCACCCTCAACATCACcaccatctccatcatcataGCCACCATTATAGCTAAGACTTCTAGACTCGAATCCAGCTTTAGGCTTGAAAACAAACAACCCACTAGACGAGCCAGAGGTTTCGAACAACCAATCATGAACGTCCCAAAAGATCTCCACAGAAACACCATCACTCACGGTCACAACCTCGTTCCCTCTAAATCTCCAATTCAAATTCATGATCCTAATCGCCGGCACACCGTCCACCGTGATCCACATCTCTGGATCGTTAGGACCAGAGAGAGATGTCTCGATCACCACCTCATTCTCCCGCCGCGACTCCCCACCTCCAAACGCCGTGCGCGTGTAGAAAACACGTTTCCCGTGGACGTGTTCTAGCTTAGAGACCAAGGCAGCTTCTGTGGCTGaaggcttcttcttcgtcctatTCAAAGCTTCCTTCTTTAGATCCCCGATGGTTAAAACCACGGCGTTTTGAGATACGAGGGAGACGTAGAAGCCTGATGAAGGTTCAGGGAAGTTGGAGAATTTGGCTTGACGAAAATCCCAGTATACGTCAACCCTCGTCCCGTTAGCTTCCAATCTCTTGAGACCTTTTTTGGCCCAAAACGAAGAGCCTGACAGATCTATCTTCAcctcttgatgatgattttgctGTTCGTCCTTGAGATTCTCTGCTTTGATGGTTAAGGAATGTGATGAGATGGTTTTAGACCAAGTGACGTCTATGTTTTGCGTTGTATTGGCGATTTCAACAACGTAGATTAACGAGACAGAGCTGGACTGATTAAACATTTCTCTCGTAATGTCGTTTGTTTCTTGAAATCTTTTATCGGTACAAACGAGACATGAATAAAACCCACAGGCGTAGCCTCAGGTTTACAATTCTcattattgaatattttttgattCAAGAGATTTGAGAACTTGGAATTGTTCTCTAAAGAAATCAGAATGTTTGGTGAAACGAACTAAACTAAACCGaaggttttttgtttgattgaagtTTACTATAATTAGATTACTTCTAATTTTGGATCTTCATAAGTCGGAAACCCTCATTTTGTATTAGCTTGTGACCTTTAATTACCTATCTTTAGTAACACATTGAGAACTTGTTAAGAGAATATTCTTTAGATCACTAATTCCTAAATGAATGTAATTGGGCTATATCAGGGCCGAAGTTAAAGAAAGCTATTATGGGCTTCACAAACCCAATAAGTAGATTTAAATGGGATTTACTAAAACGATGTAGTTTAAGTCCGGCGACATTGGATAAAACCCTAAGCTTTAAAACCCTTTGATAAAACAGAAAACTTCTTCCTCTGCATCCGTCGCAGCAGCTCTCCTCTCAGTTGTTCCGTCGTCCCGCCATCAGATCCCAATCAAACTTTCGGGTACTCTTCTTTTTCAATCTCTTCCTATTTTTCGATCAATCTCTATCTCTTGAAAGCTTTATTTTAATTGCATcagaaatttttgtaatttcagaTATTAGTGTAACGATTCGAGTTATATCTATATGGGTTATGttcaatttacttttttttttttagggtaacCAATATGGTGTAGCTTGAGTTATGAGATCtgcttaattaactaataacTACTAGGAAAGACatgatttttaagttttgatagTGCTTATGGATGTTTATTTATTCATAGCTTGTAGGTAACAGTTACCAATTGAAGAAATGGCAGAGTCTACTCAGATGGAAGTTGAGACAGCAACACAAACTGCACCGTTACCGGCTAAACCAACCTTCAAGCCATTGAAAGCTCATGAAATGTCTGATGGTAAAGTGCAGTTCAGGAAGATATCAGTCCCACCAAACCGTTACTCGCCTCTCAAGAAAGCATGGTTAGATATCTACACACCCATTTATGATCAGATGAAGGTTGACATTAGGATGAATCTCAAAGGCCGCAAAGTCGAGCTTAAAACCCGAGCTGACACTCCTGACATTAGTAATCTCCAGAAGTCTGCTGATTTTGTACACGCTTTTATGCTTGGTTTTGATATCCCTGATGCTATCTCTCTTTTGAGGATGGATGAGCTGTATGTTGAGTCTTTTGAGATTAAGGATGTTAAGACTTTGAAAGGTGAGCATTTGTCTCGTGCCATTGGGAGATTGTCTGGGAAAGGAGGGAAGACAAGGTTTGCTATTGAGAACTCGACCAAGACGAGGATTGTGATTGCTGACTCTAGGATTCATATCTTGGGAGCTTTCACTAATATTAAAGTCGCAAGGAGTTCGCTTTGCAGTCTTATCATGGGATCTCCAGCTGGGAAAGTTTACTCGAAGCTCAGAAATGTCTCTGCTAGATTAAAcgaatagatatattttaaaggCGAGATTTTGGAacattaatttgattttgtccGAGTGATCTTTGTAATGAAATTTTGCAGAAACAAAATGTTATGGTGTTCTTTATATGAAAGTTATTTGATTTCTGTTGTTGCTTTGAGAACTCGTTTGAAGGTTGTATCAATTTCTATGAGTAACCAAATCAAACACTTGCATTGCATTTTTGTAGACCCTAAAGTCTGATTATTCGACAGCATACAATGGAGAGAGATAACATATGACATGGTCTTTGCATTTCCTATGTTTTGTtctataaaatacaaaaaaggaaaatgagaaaaagaagcaGAATGTGAAGATAGATTCTCTTTTAAATCACAACTTGTTGGCCATTGGTTTATCGGACCAGTTTAATATAACCCTCAACCTCCAAAGAGAAACCCAGCGGCTTGTTCTTCGTTTCCTTCAAACAATTTGAGAGCTTGAATCACTGCTTCGCGGGAGAACCCTAACTCCACAAGCTTTGCAATCTTTGCTTCAAATTCAGGTCCCTATGGATTACATGATGAAATGATTAATGGAGACAATAAGGTATCAAAAGAAGTGAGACTAAGTCTTTAAACACAAAGTTTACCTCTGATGTGTTCTGCCTTTTAGGTTGTTGACTCGTTGGGTTTGCAACCgtgttattcttcttctctgtaaaCCCAGAGGGTACCTATTGGACCAAAAGGTTTTATACAAAAAACTATTTAGAAATATAGTTCATCAAAACCAATTATAAAGAAAGACAGTATGCAAAAGCTCTTACCGTTGCTCCAGAGCCAGATGCTTCGTTAAGAACACGTCCTTCATCAAGGAATCGGGAAGGGATGTCTTTCTCTGAAGTAAGTCCAGCTTTTTTTCAGGttaattgaaaacaaagataACGAACATAAAAAAGGCTCATAATTTTCAAGAATGAGATGGTAATAGAGAACTAGCCTTGCAAAAAGGGAACAGAGACCTCTCCTCCTCCAACAGTCATGACGTTTTCCTTCAAATCTATAGTGCACtacacagagaagaagagagttacAGCTCTGCATTTGGTTCCAAAATATCCGAAGTCAAAAGATGGAGACTTCGGATGAAGTACCTGATGCTTACGCAGCATATCCAGGCCAAATAGGAATTCCATGTTAG
The Camelina sativa cultivar DH55 chromosome 15, Cs, whole genome shotgun sequence DNA segment above includes these coding regions:
- the LOC104745569 gene encoding uncharacterized protein LOC104745569; the protein is MFNQSSSVSLIYVVEIANTTQNIDVTWSKTISSHSLTIKAENLKDEQQNHHQEVKIDLSGSSFWAKKGLKRLEANGTRVDVYWDFRQAKFSNFPEPSSGFYVSLVSQNAVVLTIGDLKKEALNRTKKKPSATEAALVSKLEHVHGKRVFYTRTAFGGGESRRENEVVIETSLSGPNDPEMWITVDGVPAIRIMNLNWRFRGNEVVTVSDGVSVEIFWDVHDWLFETSGSSSGLFVFKPKAGFESRSLSYNGGYDDGDGGDVEGDVNVVEDDSSPKYCHVLYAVKV
- the LOC104745570 gene encoding RNA-binding protein pno1-like, whose translation is MAESTQMEVETATQTAPLPAKPTFKPLKAHEMSDGKVQFRKISVPPNRYSPLKKAWLDIYTPIYDQMKVDIRMNLKGRKVELKTRADTPDISNLQKSADFVHAFMLGFDIPDAISLLRMDELYVESFEIKDVKTLKGEHLSRAIGRLSGKGGKTRFAIENSTKTRIVIADSRIHILGAFTNIKVARSSLCSLIMGSPAGKVYSKLRNVSARLNE